A window of the Mesorhizobium opportunistum WSM2075 genome harbors these coding sequences:
- a CDS encoding four-carbon acid sugar kinase family protein produces the protein MQKLLLSYYGDDLTGSTDVMEALELGGVPTVLFMRQPDQPLLERFSHCRAMGLAGTSRSETPQWMDENLVPAFEWLRGLKAAVCHYKICSTFDSSPTIGSIGRAIEIGRGVFGQKAVPVVVGAPQLKRYTAFGNLFAAFRGDYFRIDRHPVMSRHPVTPMNEADLLLHLSRQTGLASGLVDLAALQADDLPQRVDQALQNRAIVLFDVESRQTQKRVGEQVWRMCEQGHGFVVGSSGVEYALLAEWADKGIATGHAPFTPPGPVDRLAVVSGSVSPTTEKQIRFALAHGFDGIQMDAMQLVSEGAGEAIERAVASGLSSLAAGRSVILYTALGPQADRSAEIDHIEGARNRLGRALGTILRRLVATEKLKRAVIAGGDTSSHALGQLSIDALTVRMPLPQSPGSPLCLAHGGGEIDGLEIALKGGQVGTDAYFETIRLGS, from the coding sequence ATGCAGAAGCTGCTGCTCAGTTACTATGGCGACGATCTCACCGGCTCGACCGACGTCATGGAGGCACTCGAACTCGGCGGCGTGCCGACGGTGCTGTTCATGCGCCAGCCCGACCAGCCCTTGCTGGAGCGATTTTCGCATTGCCGCGCCATGGGACTGGCGGGCACGAGCCGCAGCGAAACGCCGCAATGGATGGACGAAAACCTGGTGCCGGCCTTCGAGTGGCTAAGGGGGCTCAAGGCGGCGGTTTGCCACTACAAGATCTGCTCGACCTTCGATTCCAGCCCGACGATCGGCAGCATCGGCCGCGCCATAGAAATCGGCAGGGGTGTCTTCGGCCAGAAGGCCGTGCCGGTGGTTGTCGGGGCGCCTCAGCTCAAGCGCTATACAGCGTTCGGGAACCTCTTCGCTGCATTCCGCGGCGACTATTTCCGCATCGACCGGCACCCCGTCATGAGCCGGCATCCGGTGACGCCGATGAACGAGGCCGATCTGCTCCTCCATCTGTCTCGCCAGACCGGTCTCGCTTCCGGCCTTGTCGACCTGGCGGCATTGCAGGCCGACGATCTTCCACAACGGGTCGACCAGGCCTTACAAAACAGGGCAATCGTCCTGTTCGACGTCGAGAGCCGCCAGACGCAGAAGCGCGTCGGCGAACAGGTCTGGCGCATGTGCGAACAAGGCCATGGTTTCGTCGTCGGATCCTCGGGCGTCGAATATGCCCTGCTTGCCGAATGGGCAGACAAAGGCATCGCCACAGGGCATGCGCCCTTTACGCCACCCGGTCCGGTCGACAGGCTCGCCGTGGTCTCGGGCAGTGTGTCGCCGACCACCGAGAAGCAGATCCGCTTTGCGCTTGCGCACGGATTTGACGGCATTCAGATGGACGCCATGCAGTTGGTCTCGGAGGGCGCCGGCGAGGCGATCGAGCGTGCCGTCGCCAGCGGATTGTCGAGCCTGGCGGCGGGGCGCAGCGTGATCCTCTACACCGCGCTCGGTCCCCAGGCCGATCGCAGTGCCGAGATCGACCATATCGAAGGCGCACGCAACAGGCTGGGACGGGCGCTGGGAACCATCCTGCGCCGGCTGGTGGCGACAGAGAAACTCAAGCGCGCGGTGATCGCCGGCGGCGACACGTCGAGCCACGCGCTGGGACAGTTGTCCATCGATGCGCTGACCGTGCGCATGCCGTTGCCGCAATCGCCCGGCTCGCCGCTTTGTCTCGCCCATGGCGGCGGCGAGATCGACGGGCTCGAAATCGCGCTGAAGGGCGGCCAGGTCGGCACCGACGCCTATTTCGAGACGATCCGGCTGGGAAGCTAG
- a CDS encoding class I SAM-dependent methyltransferase produces the protein MLETDKAFTGSIPENYDRYMVPLIFEPFAADLARRAASLSPGAVLEIAAGTGVVTRALAPKLSPDASYVVSDLNQPMLDYAASRQAPDSRITWRQADAMALPFEDAAFDVVCCQFGAMFFPNRSAAYREAKRVLKPGGHFLFNVWDRIEENVFADDVTNALARMFPDDPPRFLARTPHGYHDTALIRRDLEDAGFSHVVIETRAEQSRASSPRLPAVAYCKGTVLRSEIEARDAGKLEAATDYAAAAIAERHGSGEVAAKIQAHVVVALA, from the coding sequence ATGTTGGAAACGGATAAGGCCTTTACCGGTTCGATCCCGGAAAACTACGACCGCTATATGGTGCCGTTGATTTTCGAACCTTTCGCCGCCGATCTGGCACGGCGGGCAGCGTCCCTGTCGCCCGGCGCGGTCTTGGAAATCGCCGCGGGCACCGGGGTTGTCACGCGCGCATTGGCGCCAAAACTGTCCCCTGACGCAAGCTATGTCGTGAGCGACCTAAACCAGCCCATGCTCGACTACGCCGCTTCGCGACAAGCTCCCGACAGCCGCATCACATGGCGCCAGGCGGATGCCATGGCGCTGCCGTTCGAGGATGCGGCCTTCGATGTCGTCTGTTGCCAATTCGGCGCGATGTTCTTTCCCAACCGCTCAGCCGCCTACCGCGAAGCGAAGCGGGTGCTGAAGCCCGGCGGACACTTCCTGTTCAACGTCTGGGATCGCATCGAGGAGAACGTGTTTGCCGATGATGTGACGAATGCTCTCGCAAGGATGTTTCCGGACGATCCGCCGCGCTTTCTGGCGCGCACGCCCCATGGCTACCACGACACGGCCCTGATCCGCCGCGACCTGGAAGACGCAGGGTTCTCCCATGTGGTGATCGAGACGAGAGCCGAACAGAGCCGTGCATCCTCGCCGCGCCTGCCGGCCGTTGCCTATTGCAAGGGTACGGTTCTTCGCAGCGAAATCGAGGCCAGGGACGCCGGAAAACTGGAAGCCGCTACCGACTATGCTGCGGCCGCGATCGCGGAAAGGCATGGCAGCGGCGAGGTCGCCGCCAAAATCCAGGCTCACGTGGTCGTGGCGCTGGCTTAG
- a CDS encoding Lrp/AsnC family transcriptional regulator yields the protein MDEETDGIRQNRPAPRDVDAIDRKILGVLVEDATVSYAELGDRVGLSPPAAHERVKRLRRSGAIRGTAVIIDPNAVRKPLLAFVHIDTKGWGKTPELMAISQYPEVEEIHTVAGDTCVLLKVRTEDPRALEGLLSRLYETPGVTSTRSYVVLSTYLERPVQPGVTTQWPTPQHLSRPLY from the coding sequence ATGGATGAAGAAACAGATGGCATTCGGCAGAACAGGCCAGCACCCCGTGATGTCGACGCGATCGACCGAAAGATATTAGGCGTTCTCGTCGAGGACGCCACGGTCAGCTACGCCGAACTGGGTGACCGTGTCGGCCTTTCGCCGCCCGCCGCCCATGAGCGGGTCAAGCGCCTGCGGCGCAGCGGCGCCATTCGCGGCACGGCCGTCATCATCGACCCTAATGCGGTGCGGAAACCGCTGCTCGCCTTCGTGCATATCGACACCAAGGGCTGGGGCAAGACGCCGGAACTGATGGCGATCTCGCAATATCCGGAAGTCGAGGAGATCCACACCGTCGCCGGCGACACCTGCGTGCTGCTCAAGGTGCGTACCGAGGATCCGAGGGCGCTCGAAGGATTGCTGTCGCGTCTCTATGAAACGCCTGGCGTCACCTCGACACGCAGCTACGTGGTGCTGTCGACCTATCTCGAGCGGCCGGTGCAGCCCGGCGTCACCACGCAATGGCCAACGCCACAACATCTGAGCCGGCCGCTGTATTAG
- a CDS encoding MFS transporter has protein sequence MSNSDQATTFAAEARPPIPALAYLLTGCIAVIGSNSLVLGPIAPAVAASFATSVPAVMAAAAAFGLGTSASALFLARYIDRLGARRMLQGALLLLALALVASAAAPTVIMLVAAQLVAGIAAGVAMPAIYASSAAIAPPGRESGTIGVVLTGWTLSMVAGVSLSAVLADLVHWRAVFAAVALLAMLALAGLTMTSLSDIRKSGPAPAPLAALGIPGIVPLLVACAAFMTAFYGVYGYLGDHLHSGLGKPVSANGWAALAYGIGFGTAALLDGVIDRLGARRVMPFAYLLVAIVYVVIAATSDSFGLTIAMVAVWGLANHFGLNVLVMRLSALDPSRRGTIMGLNSAVTYLAVFVGTTGFGPLYATFGFATCAMIAALLMLVAASAAAWRTRHSSST, from the coding sequence ATGTCGAACAGTGATCAAGCCACGACCTTCGCAGCCGAGGCCAGGCCGCCGATCCCGGCGTTGGCCTATCTTTTGACCGGGTGCATCGCCGTGATCGGCTCGAACTCGCTGGTGCTGGGTCCGATTGCACCGGCGGTGGCCGCGTCGTTCGCAACCAGCGTACCGGCCGTCATGGCTGCCGCGGCCGCGTTTGGCCTGGGCACCTCGGCAAGCGCCCTGTTCCTTGCACGCTATATCGACCGGCTCGGCGCACGCCGGATGCTGCAGGGGGCGTTGCTGCTGCTGGCGCTGGCACTTGTCGCGAGCGCGGCGGCGCCAACGGTGATCATGCTGGTCGCGGCACAGCTGGTTGCCGGCATCGCCGCCGGCGTCGCCATGCCGGCGATCTATGCCAGCTCCGCGGCGATCGCGCCGCCCGGCCGCGAAAGCGGGACGATCGGCGTCGTGCTCACCGGATGGACGCTCAGCATGGTGGCCGGCGTTTCGCTGTCGGCCGTGCTTGCCGATCTCGTGCATTGGCGCGCCGTTTTCGCAGCCGTCGCGCTCCTCGCGATGCTTGCACTTGCTGGTCTCACCATGACGTCGCTGAGCGACATCAGGAAGAGCGGCCCGGCGCCAGCGCCGCTGGCCGCGCTCGGCATTCCCGGCATTGTGCCGCTTCTGGTCGCCTGCGCGGCCTTCATGACCGCCTTCTACGGTGTCTATGGCTATCTCGGCGACCACCTTCACAGCGGACTGGGCAAGCCGGTGAGTGCCAACGGGTGGGCCGCGCTCGCCTACGGCATCGGCTTCGGCACGGCTGCTCTACTCGACGGCGTGATCGATCGCCTCGGCGCCCGTCGCGTCATGCCGTTCGCCTATCTGCTTGTCGCCATCGTCTACGTCGTCATTGCCGCAACGAGCGACAGTTTCGGGCTGACCATAGCCATGGTCGCGGTGTGGGGACTTGCCAACCATTTCGGGTTGAATGTCCTAGTAATGCGCCTCTCCGCGCTCGATCCCTCGCGGCGCGGCACGATCATGGGCCTGAACAGCGCGGTGACCTATCTGGCGGTCTTTGTCGGCACCACCGGCTTCGGCCCTCTCTATGCCACCTTCGGCTTTGCCACCTGCGCGATGATCGCGGCCTTGCTCATGCTGGTTGCCGCCTCGGCGGCGGCATGGCGCACGCGCCACTCAAGCAGCACCTGA
- a CDS encoding 6,7-dimethyl-8-ribityllumazine synthase, with amino-acid sequence MNQHSHKDYDTVRIAVIRARWHADIVDQCVAAFEAELSALGNGRFAVDVFDVPGAYEIPLHAKTLAQTGRYAAILGTAFVVDGGIYRHEFVAGAVIDGMMNVQLSTGVPVLSAVLTPHNYHGSAEHHRFFFEHFTVKGKEAANACVQILAAREKIAA; translated from the coding sequence ATGAATCAGCATTCCCACAAAGACTATGACACTGTTCGCATCGCCGTCATTCGCGCGCGCTGGCATGCCGATATCGTCGACCAGTGCGTCGCGGCCTTCGAGGCAGAGCTTTCCGCGCTTGGCAACGGACGCTTTGCGGTCGATGTCTTCGACGTGCCTGGTGCCTACGAGATCCCATTGCACGCCAAGACCCTGGCCCAGACCGGCCGCTATGCCGCGATCCTGGGCACGGCGTTCGTCGTCGATGGCGGCATCTACCGGCATGAGTTCGTCGCCGGCGCCGTCATCGACGGCATGATGAATGTGCAGCTGTCGACCGGCGTGCCGGTGCTTTCGGCGGTGCTCACGCCACATAATTATCACGGCAGCGCCGAGCATCACCGCTTCTTCTTCGAGCACTTCACCGTCAAGGGCAAGGAAGCGGCCAATGCCTGTGTTCAGATCCTGGCGGCTCGGGAAAAGATCGCGGCATGA
- a CDS encoding dihydroxyacetone kinase subunit DhaK, which yields MQTKKIINDGNRAVDEMLEGILAAHPRHLRSADGSPRSIVARDGPRPGKVGLVIGGGSGHEPTFLGFVGKGLADAAAIGNVFASPPPDPILECAKAVSGGAGVLFMYGNYAGDVMNFDMAAEMAGMDDIEVRTVLTTDDVASAPRDQRDKRRGVAGNLFIFKAAGAACDRMLSFDECERIARKANDHTFTMGVALSPCSLPQTRRPNFEIGADEMEIGMGIHGEPGIGRGKLGTADEITDDMLDRILAEMSPSRGDKVAVLVNSLGSTPLMELYIMNRRVKQRLDGIGVSVHATWVGNYCTSLEMAGASVTLMHLDGELQTMLDHPCDCAMFRAG from the coding sequence GTGCAGACCAAGAAGATCATCAATGACGGCAACCGCGCCGTCGACGAGATGCTCGAAGGGATCCTCGCCGCGCATCCTCGCCATCTCAGGAGCGCGGATGGCAGCCCGCGCTCGATCGTCGCCCGCGACGGGCCGCGGCCAGGCAAGGTCGGGCTGGTGATCGGCGGCGGCTCGGGCCACGAGCCGACCTTTCTCGGCTTTGTCGGCAAGGGACTGGCGGACGCGGCGGCCATCGGCAATGTCTTTGCCTCGCCACCACCCGATCCGATCCTGGAATGCGCCAAGGCGGTGAGCGGCGGCGCCGGCGTCCTGTTCATGTACGGCAACTATGCCGGCGACGTGATGAACTTCGACATGGCGGCCGAGATGGCCGGCATGGACGACATTGAGGTGCGCACCGTGCTGACCACCGACGACGTCGCTTCGGCACCGCGCGATCAGCGGGACAAGCGCCGCGGCGTCGCCGGCAATCTCTTCATCTTCAAGGCAGCCGGCGCCGCATGCGACCGGATGCTCTCCTTCGACGAATGCGAGCGCATCGCGCGCAAGGCCAACGACCACACCTTCACCATGGGCGTGGCGCTGTCGCCCTGCTCGCTGCCGCAGACAAGGCGGCCGAATTTCGAGATCGGCGCCGACGAAATGGAGATCGGCATGGGCATCCATGGCGAACCAGGCATTGGGCGCGGCAAGCTCGGGACCGCCGACGAGATCACCGACGATATGCTTGACAGGATCCTCGCCGAGATGTCGCCTTCGCGTGGCGACAAGGTCGCGGTGCTGGTCAATTCGCTCGGCTCGACGCCGCTGATGGAACTCTACATCATGAACCGCCGGGTCAAGCAAAGGCTCGACGGCATCGGTGTTTCCGTTCATGCCACCTGGGTCGGCAACTACTGCACGTCGCTGGAAATGGCCGGCGCATCTGTGACCTTGATGCATCTCGACGGCGAACTGCAGACGATGCTCGACCACCCTTGCGACTGCGCCATGTTCCGCGCCGGCTGA
- the dhaL gene encoding dihydroxyacetone kinase subunit DhaL, giving the protein MTIDAADLKRMFDEIAVAIEADKDRLCRLDGVIGDADHGIAMALGFGAVRDALASLDLAAVEPTALLNGAAKSFLNAVGASSGPLYATAFMRAAAAVKGKATLADAEFIALFQAMAQGIKDRGKAEPGEKTMIDAWQPAAEAAAAAHAAGKMLSESLAAALAAAESGAEATKDMVAAKGRSARLGERSLGHMDPGAASAVTVIAAMTKALA; this is encoded by the coding sequence GTGACCATCGATGCCGCCGACCTGAAAAGAATGTTCGATGAAATCGCCGTGGCGATCGAGGCCGACAAGGACCGGCTCTGCCGGCTCGACGGTGTCATCGGCGACGCCGACCATGGCATCGCCATGGCGCTCGGTTTCGGCGCCGTGCGCGATGCGCTGGCATCGCTCGACCTCGCGGCTGTCGAGCCGACCGCGCTGCTCAACGGCGCGGCGAAGTCGTTCCTCAATGCGGTTGGCGCCTCGTCAGGCCCGCTCTATGCGACGGCCTTCATGCGTGCGGCTGCCGCCGTCAAGGGCAAGGCGACGCTGGCGGACGCCGAATTCATCGCCCTGTTCCAGGCCATGGCGCAGGGCATCAAGGATCGCGGCAAGGCCGAACCTGGCGAAAAGACGATGATCGATGCCTGGCAGCCGGCGGCCGAAGCGGCCGCGGCCGCGCATGCTGCCGGCAAGATGCTGTCCGAAAGTCTGGCCGCCGCGCTTGCCGCCGCCGAGTCTGGTGCTGAAGCGACCAAGGACATGGTCGCGGCCAAGGGCCGCTCGGCCCGGCTCGGTGAGCGCTCGCTCGGCCACATGGATCCGGGTGCGGCGTCCGCCGTCACCGTCATCGCTGCGATGACGAAGGCTTTGGCTTAA
- a CDS encoding RpiB/LacA/LacB family sugar-phosphate isomerase has translation MKIAIGADSAGKPLLDVIAAHLATKPGLTVSDLSQAGYYADLSQKLAQTIVDGDNDRGILFCGTGIGVSISANKVPGIRAALTHDTYSAERAAKSNNAQIITMGARVIGPELAKAIVDTWLASEFDEKGPSAGNVQAINRLDTAKA, from the coding sequence ATGAAAATAGCCATTGGGGCCGACAGCGCCGGCAAGCCGCTGCTCGATGTCATCGCCGCACATCTGGCGACCAAGCCCGGTCTCACCGTCAGCGATCTCAGCCAGGCCGGCTACTACGCCGACCTGTCGCAAAAGCTCGCCCAGACGATCGTCGACGGCGACAACGATCGCGGCATCCTGTTCTGCGGCACAGGCATCGGCGTTTCGATTTCGGCCAACAAGGTGCCGGGCATCCGCGCCGCGCTCACCCACGACACCTATTCGGCCGAACGCGCCGCCAAATCCAACAACGCGCAGATCATCACCATGGGCGCCCGCGTCATCGGCCCGGAACTGGCCAAGGCGATCGTCGACACGTGGCTGGCTTCCGAGTTCGACGAGAAGGGGCCGTCGGCCGGCAATGTCCAGGCGATCAACAGGCTCGATACGGCAAAGGCTTAA
- a CDS encoding triose-phosphate isomerase: MVYWVGTSWKMNKTLAEAMDFAAILAGFVPGFDDRIQPFVIPPFTAVRQVKQALSSTRVKVGAQNMHWADAGAWTGEISPVMLTDCGLDLVELGHSERREHFGETDRTVGLKTAAAVKHGLIPLICVGETLAERESGEADAVLAKQVEGALQFFEEEVKGATILFAYEPVWAIGDKGIPASSDYADKQQGLIKAVAGSLLPSVPSVLYGGSVNPGNAAELIGQPNVDGLFIGRSAWQAQGYIDILGRASAAI; encoded by the coding sequence GTGGTTTACTGGGTCGGTACAAGCTGGAAGATGAACAAGACGCTCGCCGAGGCGATGGATTTCGCCGCGATCCTGGCCGGGTTCGTCCCTGGTTTCGACGATCGCATCCAACCCTTCGTCATCCCGCCCTTCACGGCGGTGCGTCAGGTCAAGCAGGCGCTGTCCTCGACGCGGGTCAAGGTCGGCGCCCAGAACATGCATTGGGCCGATGCCGGCGCCTGGACCGGCGAGATTTCACCCGTGATGTTGACCGATTGCGGGCTCGATCTGGTCGAACTCGGCCACAGCGAACGGCGCGAGCATTTCGGCGAGACCGATCGCACCGTCGGCCTGAAGACGGCGGCGGCCGTGAAGCACGGATTGATACCGCTGATCTGCGTCGGCGAGACGCTGGCCGAGCGCGAAAGCGGCGAGGCCGATGCCGTGCTGGCCAAGCAGGTCGAGGGTGCGCTGCAATTCTTCGAAGAGGAAGTGAAGGGCGCAACAATCCTGTTCGCCTACGAGCCGGTCTGGGCGATCGGGGACAAGGGCATTCCGGCCAGTTCCGACTATGCCGACAAACAGCAGGGACTGATCAAGGCCGTGGCCGGTAGCCTGCTGCCGTCCGTCCCGTCGGTGCTCTATGGCGGCAGCGTCAACCCCGGCAATGCCGCCGAACTGATCGGTCAGCCCAATGTCGACGGTCTCTTCATCGGCCGCTCCGCCTGGCAGGCGCAAGGCTACATCGACATCCTCGGCCGCGCCTCGGCCGCGATCTGA
- a CDS encoding DeoR/GlpR family DNA-binding transcription regulator has protein sequence MKSDTRRQGIMDFLMDAGAASVDDLALRFGISKMTVHRDLDELEESGFLRKVRGGASIQPSSLFESDFRYRQKQATEEKQRLAAAAVAMIEPGQTVIIDDGSTAGGIARHLADLRPLTVISNNLAVIQELAGAGGINLIALGGQYSKKFHGFFGLLAEASLKSLRADVAFLSSSAIHGASAFHQDQEVVQSKRLMMAAATRNYLLVDHGKFGRTALHFLTDISAFDAVFTGREPEPGVREALEAAGVSLTVIDKGP, from the coding sequence ATGAAGAGCGATACCAGACGGCAAGGCATCATGGATTTCCTGATGGACGCCGGCGCGGCGAGCGTCGATGATCTCGCCTTGCGCTTTGGCATCTCGAAGATGACCGTGCATCGCGACCTCGACGAACTTGAGGAAAGCGGGTTCCTGCGCAAGGTGCGCGGCGGTGCCTCGATCCAGCCGAGCAGCCTCTTCGAAAGCGATTTCCGCTACCGGCAGAAGCAGGCGACCGAGGAAAAGCAGCGCCTGGCGGCAGCCGCGGTCGCCATGATCGAACCCGGCCAGACAGTGATCATCGACGACGGTTCGACCGCGGGCGGCATTGCGCGGCATCTTGCCGATTTGCGGCCGCTGACGGTGATCTCCAACAATCTGGCCGTCATCCAGGAACTGGCCGGTGCTGGCGGCATCAATCTCATCGCGCTCGGCGGCCAGTACAGCAAGAAATTCCACGGCTTTTTCGGCCTGCTTGCCGAAGCCTCGCTCAAATCGCTGCGCGCCGATGTCGCCTTCCTGTCGTCATCGGCCATCCACGGCGCTTCCGCCTTCCATCAGGACCAGGAGGTGGTGCAGTCCAAGCGGCTGATGATGGCGGCCGCCACCCGCAACTATCTGCTGGTCGATCACGGCAAGTTCGGCCGCACGGCGCTGCATTTCCTGACGGATATCAGCGCGTTCGACGCTGTCTTCACCGGGCGCGAGCCGGAGCCTGGAGTGCGCGAGGCACTGGAGGCCGCCGGCGTTTCGCTGACGGTGATCGACAAGGGACCATGA
- the fba gene encoding class II fructose-bisphosphate aldolase (catalyzes the reversible aldol condensation of dihydroxyacetonephosphate and glyceraldehyde 3-phosphate in the Calvin cycle, glycolysis, and/or gluconeogenesis), with translation MARITLRQLLDHAAEYGYGVPAFNMNNMEQGLAIMEAAEETKSPVILQASRGARAYANDVVLAKLIDALVEIHPDIPVCMHLDHGNNEATCVTAIQYGFTSVMMDGSLKEDGKSPADYAYNSGITKRVVDMAHWGGVSVEGEIGVLGSLESGGGEQEDGHGVEGAISHDQLLTDPEQAVEFVKDTHVDALAVAMGTSHGAYKFSRKPDGAVLAMNVIEEIHRRLPNMHLVMHGSSSVPEDLQEIINKYGGQMKPTWGVPVEEIQRGIKHGVRKINIDTDNRMALTGAIRKVLTENPSEFDPRKYLTPAMAAMRKLCKERFEQFGTAGNAPKIKPLPVSEMAKRYKSGSLDPKFG, from the coding sequence TTGGCTCGCATCACACTGAGACAATTGCTCGATCACGCCGCCGAATATGGCTATGGCGTGCCGGCCTTCAACATGAACAACATGGAACAGGGCCTCGCCATCATGGAGGCGGCGGAAGAGACCAAATCGCCTGTCATCCTTCAGGCAAGCCGCGGTGCACGCGCCTATGCCAATGACGTGGTGCTGGCCAAGCTGATCGATGCGCTGGTCGAAATCCATCCCGACATCCCGGTCTGCATGCATCTTGACCATGGCAACAACGAAGCCACCTGCGTCACCGCGATCCAGTACGGCTTCACCTCGGTGATGATGGACGGTTCGCTGAAGGAAGACGGCAAGTCGCCGGCCGACTACGCCTATAATTCCGGCATCACCAAGCGCGTCGTCGACATGGCCCATTGGGGCGGCGTTTCCGTCGAAGGCGAGATCGGCGTGCTCGGCTCGCTCGAGAGCGGCGGCGGCGAGCAGGAAGACGGCCACGGCGTCGAAGGCGCCATCAGCCACGACCAGTTGTTGACCGATCCGGAACAGGCAGTGGAATTCGTCAAGGACACCCATGTTGACGCTCTGGCTGTGGCCATGGGCACCAGCCACGGGGCCTATAAATTCTCGCGCAAGCCCGATGGCGCGGTGCTGGCGATGAACGTCATCGAGGAGATCCACCGCCGCCTGCCGAACATGCATCTGGTCATGCACGGCTCGTCCTCGGTGCCGGAGGACCTGCAGGAGATCATCAACAAGTATGGCGGCCAGATGAAGCCGACCTGGGGCGTGCCGGTGGAAGAGATCCAGCGCGGCATCAAGCACGGCGTGCGCAAGATCAACATCGACACCGACAACCGCATGGCGTTGACAGGCGCCATCCGCAAGGTGCTGACCGAGAACCCGAGCGAGTTCGATCCGCGCAAATATTTGACGCCGGCGATGGCTGCCATGCGCAAGCTTTGCAAGGAGCGCTTCGAGCAGTTCGGCACCGCCGGCAACGCACCGAAAATCAAGCCGCTGCCGGTCTCGGAAATGGCCAAGCGCTACAAGTCGGGCAGCCTCGATCCGAAATTCGGCTGA
- a CDS encoding sugar phosphate isomerase/epimerase family protein gives MAFTLSLNTNPLVNRFAEPDDLIDTIAYDIGIRDIQLTHEFVNPGWPAATIVKFVRLFRNALSRTGVRVTSGMTGPYGRLNHFGHPDADVRRYYVDWFKTFADISADLGASGMGTQFAIFTHRDFDDPERRARLFDIALECWREVAEHARAAGLSYLFWEPMSVGREFGHTIENCRQLQSAIDAAGMAIPLEMMVDIDHGDVTSSNPADIDPYAWAEAFPRKSPIIHIKQSSMNKGGHWPFTAAYNKDGRITPEKLLETVRRGGGTDNEICLELSFREREPVDHQVVAMIRESVDYWAPFIETGRSGLVPKAG, from the coding sequence GTGGCCTTCACGCTCTCTCTCAACACCAATCCGCTGGTCAACCGCTTCGCCGAACCGGACGACCTGATCGACACGATAGCCTATGACATCGGCATCAGGGACATTCAGCTCACGCATGAATTCGTCAATCCGGGCTGGCCGGCGGCGACGATTGTCAAATTCGTCCGGCTGTTTCGCAACGCGCTCTCCCGCACCGGCGTGCGCGTCACCTCGGGCATGACCGGCCCTTACGGCCGGCTCAACCATTTCGGCCATCCCGACGCGGATGTGCGCCGCTACTATGTCGACTGGTTCAAGACCTTCGCCGACATTTCCGCCGATCTTGGCGCCAGCGGCATGGGCACGCAATTCGCCATCTTCACCCATCGCGACTTCGACGACCCGGAGCGCCGCGCGCGGCTGTTCGACATAGCACTGGAGTGCTGGCGCGAGGTCGCCGAACACGCCCGCGCCGCCGGGCTGAGCTATTTGTTCTGGGAGCCGATGTCGGTCGGCCGCGAATTCGGCCACACCATCGAGAACTGCCGGCAGTTGCAAAGCGCGATCGACGCCGCCGGCATGGCCATTCCGCTGGAGATGATGGTCGATATCGACCATGGCGACGTCACCTCCAGCAATCCGGCCGACATCGATCCCTATGCCTGGGCCGAAGCCTTTCCCAGGAAGTCACCGATCATCCACATCAAGCAGTCGTCGATGAACAAGGGCGGTCACTGGCCATTCACGGCGGCTTACAACAAGGACGGTCGCATCACGCCGGAAAAGCTGCTGGAGACGGTGCGGCGCGGCGGCGGCACGGACAATGAGATTTGCCTGGAACTGTCGTTCCGTGAACGCGAACCGGTCGATCATCAGGTTGTCGCCATGATCCGGGAATCGGTCGACTACTGGGCGCCCTTCATCGAGACAGGCAGGTCTGGCCTCGTGCCGAAGGCCGGATAG